From Pseudofrankia saprophytica, a single genomic window includes:
- a CDS encoding helix-turn-helix transcriptional regulator, with amino-acid sequence MSRDEPKGRQRTVPTHQPADPGPLAVALTEDEAVAAAVALVALAPGPASDAAREALHKVLTALGPAGHDRVTELAARMWARPDGLPRIPATPVIEDAMRDGVAVSIDYVDAAGRSSHRRVEPHAFAYARGNWYLMAWCLDKDAPRWFRWDRVERAELTTTPIQPRVAFSVYPAPSPRA; translated from the coding sequence GTGAGCCGGGACGAGCCGAAGGGACGACAGCGGACGGTGCCGACACATCAGCCGGCCGACCCCGGGCCGCTCGCGGTCGCGCTCACCGAGGACGAGGCCGTCGCCGCCGCGGTGGCGCTGGTCGCGCTGGCACCCGGCCCGGCGAGCGACGCCGCGCGGGAGGCACTGCACAAGGTCCTCACGGCGCTCGGCCCGGCGGGCCATGACAGGGTCACGGAGCTCGCGGCCCGGATGTGGGCCCGGCCGGACGGGCTGCCGCGCATACCGGCCACCCCGGTCATCGAGGACGCCATGCGTGACGGTGTCGCCGTCAGCATCGACTACGTCGACGCGGCCGGGAGGTCCAGCCACCGGCGGGTCGAACCGCACGCCTTCGCCTACGCCCGCGGCAACTGGTACCTGATGGCGTGGTGCCTGGACAAGGACGCGCCGCGCTGGTTCCGCTGGGACCGCGTCGAGCGCGCCGAACTCACCACCACGCCCATCCAGCCCCGCGTGGCCTTCTCCGTCTATCCCGCCCCGAGCCCCCGCGCCTGA
- the uvrA gene encoding excinuclease ABC subunit UvrA: protein MTDRLVVRGAREHNLRDVDLDLPRDGLIVFTGLSGSGKSSLAFDTIFAEGQRRYVESLSAYARQFLGQMDKPDVDFIEGLSPAVSIDQKSTNRNPRSTVGTITEVYDYLRLLFARAGRPHCPKCGRPIARQTPQQIVDRLMELPEGTRFQVLAPVIRGRKGEYVDLFAELQGSGFARARVDGTVVPLTDPPKLEKQKKHTIEVVVDRLAIKETAKRRLTDSVETALRLGNGLVLLDFVDRDPHDEDRERMYSEHLACLYDDLSFEELEPRSFSFNTPYGACPECTGLGTRKEVDPELVVTDPTLSLAGGAIGPWSGGHNKEYFERLLSALAEDLHFSMDTPWEALPDRARKAVLHGSGDTEIHVGYTNRYGRKRSYYTSFEGVIPFLERRLREAESDTSRERYEGYMRDVPCPSCRGARLKPESLAVTVGGRSIAEVSAMSIGDCAGFLGDLDLTERELSIAGRVLKEVDARLAFLLDVGLDYLSLDRSAGTLAGGEAQRIRLATQIGSGLVGVLYVLDEPSIGLHQRDNRRLIKTLVRLRDLGNTLIVVEHDEDTILASDWVVDIGPGAGEHGGRVVVSGPVSELLTSEESLTGAYLSGRRSIPVPAVRRPPTKSRTLTVHGAREHNLRDVTVSFPLGCLVAVTGVSGSGKSTLVNDILAAVLANKLNGAREVPGRHRTVSGLDHLDKAVRVDQSPIGRTPRSNPATYTGVFDHIRRLFAETTEAKVRGYLPGRFSFNVKGGRCEACSGDGTIKIEMNFLPDVYVPCEVCAGARYNRETLEVHYKGRNIAEVLDMPIEEAAEFFAAVPPIARHLRTLNDVGLGYVRLGQSAPTLSGGEAQRVKLASELQRRSTGRTVYVLDEPTTGLHFEDIRKLLGVLGRLVDAGNTVIVIEHNLDVIKTADWLVDMGPEGGTGGGRVVAEGTPEAVAANPASHTGVFLREIFSGRAEKSATADASQLTSVIGATSAA, encoded by the coding sequence ATGACGGACCGTCTCGTCGTGCGGGGTGCGCGCGAACACAACCTGCGCGACGTCGACCTCGATCTCCCCCGCGACGGGCTGATCGTCTTCACCGGGCTGTCCGGCTCGGGGAAGTCCAGCCTGGCGTTCGACACGATCTTCGCCGAGGGGCAGCGACGCTACGTCGAGTCGCTGTCGGCCTATGCCCGCCAGTTCCTCGGGCAGATGGACAAGCCGGACGTCGACTTCATCGAGGGCCTGTCGCCGGCGGTCTCGATCGACCAGAAGTCGACCAACCGCAACCCACGCTCGACGGTCGGCACCATCACCGAGGTCTACGACTACCTGCGGCTGCTGTTCGCCAGGGCCGGCCGCCCGCACTGCCCGAAGTGCGGCCGGCCGATCGCGCGGCAGACCCCGCAGCAGATCGTCGACCGGCTGATGGAGCTCCCCGAGGGCACTCGTTTCCAGGTGCTGGCCCCGGTGATCCGCGGGCGCAAGGGCGAGTACGTCGACCTGTTCGCCGAGCTGCAGGGCTCCGGCTTCGCCCGTGCCCGGGTGGACGGCACGGTCGTCCCGCTGACCGACCCGCCGAAGCTGGAGAAGCAGAAGAAACACACGATCGAGGTCGTCGTCGACCGGCTCGCGATCAAGGAGACCGCCAAGCGCCGGCTCACCGACTCGGTCGAGACCGCGCTGCGCCTCGGCAACGGCCTGGTACTGCTCGACTTCGTCGACCGCGACCCGCACGACGAGGACCGCGAGCGGATGTACTCCGAGCACCTCGCCTGCCTCTACGACGACCTGTCGTTCGAGGAGCTCGAGCCTCGCTCGTTCTCGTTCAACACCCCCTACGGCGCCTGCCCCGAATGCACCGGCCTCGGCACCCGCAAGGAGGTCGACCCGGAGCTCGTCGTCACCGACCCGACGCTGTCGCTCGCCGGGGGTGCGATCGGCCCCTGGTCCGGCGGGCACAACAAGGAGTACTTCGAGCGGCTGCTGTCCGCGCTGGCCGAGGACCTGCACTTCTCGATGGACACCCCGTGGGAGGCACTGCCCGACCGCGCCCGCAAGGCGGTGCTGCACGGCAGCGGCGACACCGAGATCCACGTCGGGTACACCAACCGCTACGGCCGCAAGCGCTCGTACTACACGAGCTTCGAGGGCGTCATCCCGTTCCTGGAGCGCCGCCTGCGCGAGGCCGAGTCGGACACGAGCCGCGAGCGCTACGAGGGCTACATGCGCGACGTGCCGTGCCCGTCGTGCCGGGGCGCCCGGCTCAAGCCGGAGTCGCTCGCCGTGACGGTGGGCGGCCGTTCGATCGCCGAGGTCTCGGCGATGTCGATCGGCGACTGCGCCGGCTTCCTCGGGGACCTCGACCTGACGGAGCGGGAGCTCTCGATCGCCGGCCGGGTGCTCAAGGAGGTCGACGCGCGGCTCGCGTTCCTGCTCGACGTCGGCCTCGACTACCTCTCCCTCGACCGTTCCGCCGGCACCCTCGCCGGCGGCGAGGCGCAGCGGATCCGGCTGGCGACGCAGATCGGCTCCGGCCTCGTCGGCGTGCTCTACGTCCTCGACGAGCCGTCGATCGGCCTGCACCAGCGCGACAACCGCCGGCTCATCAAGACGTTGGTGCGGCTGCGTGACCTGGGCAACACGCTGATCGTCGTCGAGCACGACGAGGACACGATCCTCGCCTCCGACTGGGTCGTCGACATCGGCCCGGGCGCCGGCGAGCACGGCGGCCGGGTCGTCGTCTCCGGGCCCGTCTCCGAGCTGCTCACCAGCGAGGAGTCGCTGACCGGCGCGTACCTGTCCGGCCGGCGGTCCATCCCCGTCCCGGCGGTGCGCCGCCCGCCGACGAAGAGCCGGACGCTCACCGTCCACGGCGCCCGCGAGCACAACCTGCGCGACGTCACGGTCTCGTTCCCGCTCGGCTGCCTGGTCGCCGTCACCGGCGTCTCCGGGTCCGGCAAGTCGACCCTGGTGAACGACATCCTGGCCGCGGTGCTGGCGAACAAGCTCAACGGCGCTCGCGAGGTCCCCGGCCGGCACCGCACCGTCTCCGGCCTCGACCACCTCGACAAGGCCGTCCGCGTCGACCAGTCACCGATCGGGCGGACCCCGCGCTCCAACCCGGCGACCTACACCGGCGTGTTCGACCACATCCGGCGGCTGTTCGCCGAGACCACCGAGGCGAAGGTGCGCGGCTACCTGCCCGGCCGGTTCTCGTTCAACGTCAAGGGCGGCCGCTGCGAGGCGTGCTCCGGCGACGGCACGATCAAGATCGAGATGAACTTCCTTCCGGACGTGTACGTCCCCTGCGAGGTGTGCGCCGGCGCCCGGTACAACCGGGAGACCCTCGAGGTCCACTACAAGGGCAGGAACATCGCCGAGGTGCTCGACATGCCGATCGAGGAGGCGGCCGAGTTCTTCGCCGCCGTCCCGCCGATCGCCCGCCACCTGCGCACCCTCAACGACGTGGGCCTCGGCTACGTCCGGCTCGGCCAGTCCGCGCCCACGCTGTCCGGCGGCGAGGCGCAGCGGGTCAAGCTCGCCTCCGAGCTGCAGCGCCGCTCCACCGGGCGCACCGTCTACGTCCTCGACGAGCCGACCACCGGCCTGCACTTCGAGGACATCCGCAAGCTGCTCGGCGTGCTCGGCCGCCTCGTCGACGCCGGCAACACCGTCATCGTCATCGAGCACAACCTCGACGTCATCAAGACGGCGGACTGGCTGGTCGACATGGGCCCCGAGGGTGGCACCGGCGGCGGCCGGGTCGTCGCCGAGGGCACCCCGGAGGCGGTGGCCGCGAACCCGGCCAGCCACACCGGCGTCTTCCTCCGCGAGATCTTCTCCGGCCGCGCCGAGAAGTCAGCGACCGCCGACGCCTCCCAGCTCACCTCGGTCATCGGAGCCACCAGCGCCGCCTGA
- a CDS encoding glycosyltransferase family 2 protein, whose protein sequence is MHSLLAVVVSYGGSPHLNRLLGALAGMASCRVALVENKLGRPHGAVPDGVRVYTGHGNIGYGAAVNLAVKRALTAAPEVDAPGGLPDWLLVVNSDVAIPADTQEMLPKLLAQAAADVDALGFSIRAHDGGPGRSTAVLPTTGTSAFTALRGETAAVARWPALRYPVGAFFAIRTSAFLRIGGFDPSFWLYYEETDLFARLLAADGRIDWCDDAWPVLHTGGGTAGRDAELQRELGRAAVAYAVRHRATIGRGWLAVHAAQLALLAARKAVLGRWPDAARAGWILAGLIQAVALPWWEPAARSRWHAVPIRTRMALAGLDSVRPRPGGPRPAGPPANPAAAGW, encoded by the coding sequence TTGCACAGCCTGCTCGCGGTCGTCGTCTCCTACGGCGGCTCACCCCACCTGAACAGACTGCTCGGCGCGCTCGCCGGCATGGCGAGCTGCCGGGTCGCATTGGTCGAGAACAAGCTCGGCAGGCCGCACGGCGCCGTGCCCGACGGCGTACGCGTTTACACGGGGCACGGCAACATCGGCTATGGCGCTGCGGTGAATCTCGCGGTCAAACGAGCCCTGACGGCCGCCCCGGAGGTAGACGCGCCCGGCGGCCTTCCGGACTGGCTGCTGGTCGTCAACAGCGATGTCGCCATTCCCGCCGACACCCAGGAGATGCTGCCGAAACTGCTCGCGCAGGCGGCCGCCGACGTCGACGCCCTCGGGTTCTCGATCCGCGCGCATGACGGCGGGCCGGGGCGGTCGACCGCGGTGCTGCCGACCACCGGCACCAGCGCCTTCACCGCGCTGCGCGGCGAGACCGCCGCGGTGGCGCGCTGGCCGGCGTTGCGGTACCCGGTCGGGGCGTTCTTCGCGATCCGCACGTCGGCGTTCCTGCGGATCGGCGGTTTCGACCCGTCCTTCTGGCTCTACTACGAGGAGACGGACCTGTTCGCCCGGTTGCTCGCCGCCGACGGGCGGATCGACTGGTGCGACGACGCCTGGCCGGTGCTGCACACCGGCGGTGGCACCGCCGGCCGGGACGCGGAGCTCCAGCGCGAGCTCGGCCGGGCCGCCGTCGCCTACGCCGTCCGCCACCGCGCGACCATAGGCCGGGGCTGGCTGGCCGTGCACGCGGCCCAGCTCGCCCTGCTGGCGGCCCGCAAGGCGGTCCTTGGCCGGTGGCCCGACGCCGCCAGGGCCGGGTGGATCCTCGCCGGCCTGATCCAGGCGGTCGCGCTGCCCTGGTGGGAGCCCGCCGCCCGGTCGCGCTGGCACGCGGTCCCGATCAGGACCCGGATGGCGCTCGCCGGTCTCGACAGCGTCCGGCCACGCCCCGGCGGGCCGCGCCCCGCCGGCCCGCCCGCGAACCCGGCCGCCGCTGGCTGGTGA
- a CDS encoding MBL fold metallo-hydrolase encodes MSVRGYTGDVTVGGPADVRELPDLTITKVAVGPFDNNCYLLRCAATGEQLLIDAANEADTLLRVIGDEGLATVVTTHRHADHVQALSDIVAATGATTVAHPDDAPAIPVATVTLLRDGEEIQVGEVTLRAIHLVGHTPGSIALLHDAEPSAPHLFTGDCLFPGGPGNTRGDAAAFTSLMDGLEAKVFGPLPDTTWIYPGHGKDSTLGRERPHLAEWRSRGW; translated from the coding sequence ATGAGCGTGCGCGGGTACACGGGCGACGTCACGGTGGGCGGGCCGGCGGACGTCCGGGAGCTGCCCGACCTGACGATCACCAAGGTCGCGGTCGGCCCGTTCGACAACAACTGCTACCTGCTGCGCTGCGCCGCCACCGGCGAGCAGCTGCTCATCGACGCGGCCAACGAGGCGGACACCCTGCTGCGCGTGATCGGCGACGAGGGCCTGGCCACCGTGGTCACCACGCACCGCCACGCCGACCACGTCCAGGCACTCTCCGACATCGTCGCGGCCACCGGCGCGACCACCGTCGCGCACCCGGACGACGCGCCCGCGATCCCGGTGGCCACCGTGACGCTGCTGCGCGACGGCGAGGAGATCCAGGTCGGCGAGGTCACCCTGCGCGCGATCCACCTGGTCGGCCACACCCCCGGCTCGATCGCCCTGCTCCACGACGCCGAGCCGTCCGCCCCGCACCTGTTCACGGGCGACTGCCTCTTCCCTGGCGGACCGGGGAACACGCGGGGCGACGCGGCCGCCTTCACGTCCCTGATGGACGGCCTCGAGGCCAAGGTCTTCGGCCCGCTGCCGGACACCACCTGGATCTACCCGGGCCACGGCAAGGACAGCACCCTCGGCCGCGAGCGCCCCCACCTCGCCGAATGGCGCAGCAGGGGCTGGTGA
- a CDS encoding OmpA family protein produces MKRTIATPLLATVATGLLFAGGCGGSSGSPGDTSIPGAPSTATTAEPIATAPAGDAPATSLPPGAQQGLFDLNDDGTLDPTCGTQDFGGGLVLRIPCGDFSGYAHTPEDGTTLVPDSLYRLPGPDTVDLTGISGGNLAAQDEAGREVFILIFNSDGLFETGSDAINSTDTMDATIRLINTHYAGGDIQVRGHADATGSASVNQPLSERRAATVQRYLTDHGVQAASVTSIGFGSAHPLVLETNPDGSANPTGQHFNRRVELVVRLPKK; encoded by the coding sequence ATGAAGCGAACGATAGCGACACCGTTGCTGGCGACCGTGGCGACTGGACTGCTGTTCGCCGGTGGCTGCGGGGGTTCCTCGGGGTCTCCGGGGGACACGTCCATCCCAGGCGCGCCGAGCACCGCGACGACAGCCGAGCCGATAGCGACCGCTCCCGCCGGGGACGCGCCCGCGACGTCGTTGCCACCGGGTGCCCAGCAGGGCCTGTTCGACCTCAACGACGACGGCACCCTCGACCCCACCTGCGGCACCCAGGACTTCGGCGGCGGGCTGGTGCTGCGCATCCCCTGCGGGGACTTCAGCGGGTACGCCCACACCCCGGAGGACGGGACCACGCTGGTGCCGGACTCGCTCTACCGGCTGCCCGGGCCCGACACCGTCGACCTCACCGGCATCTCGGGCGGGAATCTCGCCGCGCAGGACGAGGCGGGCCGCGAGGTCTTCATCCTGATCTTCAACAGTGACGGCCTGTTCGAGACCGGCAGCGACGCCATCAACAGCACCGACACCATGGACGCGACCATCAGGTTGATCAACACGCACTACGCCGGCGGCGACATCCAGGTCCGCGGCCACGCCGACGCGACCGGCTCGGCGAGTGTCAACCAGCCACTGTCGGAGCGCCGGGCGGCCACCGTCCAGCGCTACCTCACCGACCACGGGGTCCAGGCCGCCTCGGTCACGTCCATCGGGTTCGGCAGCGCGCACCCGCTGGTCCTGGAGACCAACCCGGACGGCTCCGCCAACCCCACGGGCCAGCACTTCAACCGCCGCGTCGAACTCGTCGTCCGCCTCCCCAAGAAGTAG
- a CDS encoding transaminase has translation MSVIELERLERLLAAETARFVETHPAAGAAYERARGSQLDGVPMNWMTRWPGSYPVVVASASGSRLTDVDGHDYVDFCLGDTGAMAGHCPAPTVAAVAAQAASAITTMLPSPDAAVVSELLRDRFGLPLWQFTLTATDANRFVLRLAREITGRPKVLVFDHCYHGTVDETAATLDERGAVVPRPGSLGPQVDPASTTRVVQFNDLAAAARELAHGDVACVLTEPALTNVGIVLADEGFHAGLRELCDAHGVLLVIDETHTICAGPGGYTAAHGLRPDLLTIGKPIAGGIPIGAYGMTAAVAARVLEHDVPQLTDVNGIGGTLAANPVSFAAARATLTEVLTPAAFSRMTRLAARFETEAAELFAVTGLGWHTVRLGCRVEYMAGAGPHGDRPARDGAEASAAFDERLDAYLHLALLNRGVLMTPFHMMALMSPATTDGDVAAHTSALRAALAALVG, from the coding sequence ATGTCGGTCATTGAGCTGGAAAGGCTGGAAAGGCTGCTCGCGGCCGAGACCGCTCGGTTCGTCGAGACCCATCCGGCCGCCGGCGCGGCGTACGAGCGGGCCCGCGGCTCGCAGCTCGACGGCGTCCCGATGAACTGGATGACCCGCTGGCCGGGCAGTTATCCGGTGGTGGTCGCGTCCGCGTCCGGGAGCCGGCTCACCGACGTCGACGGGCACGACTACGTCGATTTCTGCCTCGGCGACACCGGAGCGATGGCCGGCCATTGCCCGGCCCCGACCGTCGCGGCGGTCGCCGCGCAGGCGGCTTCGGCGATCACCACGATGCTCCCCTCGCCCGACGCGGCCGTCGTCTCCGAACTGCTGCGCGACCGGTTCGGCCTGCCGCTGTGGCAGTTCACCCTAACCGCGACCGACGCCAACCGGTTCGTGCTCCGGCTCGCCCGCGAGATCACCGGCCGCCCGAAGGTGCTGGTCTTCGACCACTGCTACCACGGCACCGTCGACGAGACCGCGGCGACGCTGGACGAGCGCGGCGCCGTCGTCCCCCGGCCGGGCAGCCTCGGGCCGCAGGTCGACCCGGCCAGCACGACCCGGGTCGTCCAGTTCAACGACCTGGCGGCGGCGGCCCGCGAGCTCGCCCACGGCGACGTCGCCTGTGTGCTGACGGAGCCCGCGCTGACCAACGTCGGCATCGTGCTCGCGGACGAGGGCTTCCACGCGGGGCTGCGCGAGCTGTGCGACGCGCACGGGGTACTGCTCGTCATCGACGAGACGCACACGATCTGCGCTGGACCCGGCGGCTACACCGCCGCCCACGGCCTCCGGCCCGACCTCCTGACGATCGGCAAGCCGATCGCGGGCGGGATCCCGATCGGCGCCTACGGGATGACAGCCGCCGTGGCGGCTCGCGTGCTGGAGCATGACGTCCCACAGCTGACGGACGTCAACGGCATCGGCGGCACGCTCGCCGCGAACCCGGTGTCGTTCGCCGCCGCGCGGGCGACCCTCACCGAGGTGCTCACCCCGGCGGCGTTCAGCCGGATGACGAGGCTCGCGGCCCGCTTCGAGACGGAGGCCGCCGAGCTGTTCGCCGTGACCGGGCTGGGCTGGCACACGGTGCGCCTGGGCTGCCGGGTCGAGTACATGGCCGGCGCCGGCCCCCATGGCGACCGGCCCGCCCGCGACGGCGCGGAGGCCTCGGCCGCCTTCGACGAGCGCCTGGACGCGTACCTGCACCTGGCCCTGCTCAACCGGGGCGTGCTGATGACCCCGTTCCACATGATGGCGCTGATGTCCCCGGCCACCACCGACGGCGACGTCGCCGCCCACACCAGCGCCCTGCGCGCGGCGCTCGCCGCACTCGTCGGCTGA
- a CDS encoding STAS domain-containing protein produces MPDVRVVSNDDTNDNPGDANDNDLTHLTAPAAPAGLSGPTEQAGPAQSAYHSFDAERLEIQTGSMRVAATFEPPMLSIDGDIDVSVLPALVGTLAKVAHHGRGDVRVDLARLRRVDVGGLRALVASAGNLNRDGRRLVLHAVAPWLLGLLIITGWDDAPGLRLLPGPVPTG; encoded by the coding sequence ATGCCCGACGTCAGAGTGGTTTCGAACGACGACACCAACGACAACCCTGGCGACGCCAACGACAACGACCTCACACACCTCACGGCCCCTGCGGCACCGGCGGGCCTGTCCGGCCCCACCGAGCAGGCAGGCCCGGCGCAGTCCGCCTACCACAGCTTCGACGCCGAGCGGTTGGAGATCCAGACCGGCTCGATGCGCGTCGCCGCCACCTTCGAGCCGCCGATGCTGTCGATCGACGGTGACATAGATGTCTCGGTCCTGCCTGCGCTCGTCGGCACGCTCGCGAAGGTCGCCCACCACGGCCGCGGCGACGTCCGCGTCGACCTGGCGAGGCTGCGCCGCGTCGACGTCGGCGGCCTGCGGGCGTTGGTGGCGTCGGCGGGGAACCTGAACCGCGACGGGCGGCGGCTCGTGCTGCACGCGGTCGCGCCCTGGCTGCTCGGCCTCCTGATAATCACCGGCTGGGACGACGCGCCCGGCCTGCGCCTGCTTCCCGGGCCGGTGCCCACCGGATAG